The Apium graveolens cultivar Ventura chromosome 3, ASM990537v1, whole genome shotgun sequence sequence attgatctagcaccaggcacagaaccagtttcaaaagctccatatcgaatggctccagtcgaaatgaaggaattgtcaacacaactgcaagatcttctaggcCGAGGTATCATACGACCtggtgtatccccatggggtgcaccggtgttgtttgtaaagaagaaggacggcagcatgcgactgtgcatcgactatcgggaattgaataaactcactatcaagaacaagtatcctttaccgagaatcgacgatttgttcgatcagctaaaaggagcagcatggttttcaaagatagatctgcgatcaggctatcatcaattgaagattaaagcggaagatattccaaagactgtgTTTCAtacgagatatgggcattacgagtttttggtaatggcattcggtttgacaaatgcgccagctgcattcatggatttgatgaacatagtattcaagaaatatttggataaattcgtgattgtgttcattgatgacatcttgatttattccaagacggaagaagagcatgcggaacacttgaggatagctttggaaattctgaggaaagagcaactatacacgaaattttcgaaatgtgaattttggttaagggaagtacaatttctagggcatattatcagtagagaaggcatccaagtcgatccagcgaagattgaagctgtgttgaattgggaacgaccaaagacaccgacagaagttcgaagtttcttgggattggccgggtattatcgaagatttgtcaaagattttacgaaaatagcaacgccactgaccaagttaactcgaaaaagtgagaagtttatatggaatgataagtgtgaagaaagtttccaagagttgaagaatcggttagtaaccgcaccagtactagtattgccagacgagcaagggaatttcgttatttacagcgacgcttcgtatcgcgggctaggatgtgtattgatgcaacacggtaacgtcatcgcatatgcttcgagacaacttaaacctcatgaacagaaatatcctacgcatgacctggaattggcagcgaacgtatttgcgttgaagctttggagacattatctctacggtgaaaaatgtgaaatctacacagatcataaagtCTGAAATATATCTTTACACAgaaggagctgaacatgcgacaacgtcgatggctggaattgataaaggattacgatgtcacggtcagttatcatccagggaaagcaaatgttgtagcagatgcgctgagcaggaaagaaagattgaatcggttaacttcatgtgaagaattagccaaggaattcgataaattggaaatcgagattcgtattcccgatgaatctgcagaagctatctacactatgactttccaaccggagttgttACAGAAGATTCGCCACTGTCAAGATGAAGTAATGAGTCAAGATGACAacctaacgggagaagagatcacaactcagaaatataatgaaggaattttatgctttgcgtcgagaatctggatccctaacgtggtagaattaaaagaagaaatattgcaaGATGCGCAtaattcaaagtattccattcatccagggaGCACAATAAAGTATCGCAATCTGAAGGAAAATTTCTGGAGGccgaacatgaaaaaggaaatagtagaatgggtgagtaaatgctacacatgccggcgagttaaagcggaacatcaacgttcgagaggattattacaaccgttagacattccggaatggaaatgggaacatctagcgatggattttgtagtaggactaccgaagactagggcaaatcatgatgcaatatgggtattcattgacagactcacgaagtcggcacattttctaccaattaacaaaagattttcactcgacaagttagtgcatttttatctcaaggaaattgtgatgcgacatggagttccaatatctatcgtgtctgatcgagatcctcgttttaactcaagattttggagacaatttcaagaatgtcttggaactaaattgaacatgagtaccgcctatcatccgcaaattgatggacaaagtgaaagaactatccaaatgattgaagacatgctacgagtttgtgcgatcgattttgaaggcagttgggatgagcatttacctttagtggaattttcttataataacagctatcacgccagcattggaattccaccgtatgaagcactatacgggagaaaatgcagatcaccaatacattgggatgaagttggagaacacacgattttgggtccagaattaattcaacagacaaaagaaaagattgaactcattcgaaaatgactcgatgcagcgcaaaataggcaacgcaaatatgcagatcaagccaggaaggatatggactatcaggaaggagaaaacgtattactcaaaatatcgccatggaaaggattgactagatttggcaataagggtaaattgaagccacgatacgtcggaccgttgaaattttgaagaaagtgggaaaactTGCGTACGAATTGGCCTTACCGCCTCATATTCAGCATATTCACAATAtatttcacgtgtcaatgcttaagcgatataatcctgattctaggcatataatagagtatgagccgatagaaatccaacctgatttgtcttttatagagcagccggtaagaattttagatcggcgagagaaagtgttgagaaataagtctgtatattttgtacgagtgttgtggagaaaccctatggttgaagaatcaacctgggaacttgaaagtgaaatgttagagaaataccctcatttattttcatagaagattctgaggacagaatcctattaagggggggagaatgtatCGACCGAGAAATTTACATTATATTCTATCAtgtttataataaaatatgtgtattaatatgtcatttacgTGTGATTATCTGCTGAAATCTAACTGTTATCTGTTATATGCAtttcgtgtcatttctgtatttttaaggtatttttcagatattttatttggcattcatcgctttcatttcaaacgttttacgacctaaacaatgattttaaagccagtatttcaaataaaataatgggcctcATTTTttatcaaacggcttttacaatcgcattattctgaacatctagatattttataaattttctcgttttatgaaaaatgacttttccgggccccattgggtgttaaaaaccccacaaaaatcacatttttatttttataaaattataggactttcatttatattatttctttgcatttttgcaatattcataatttttgggaaattttggcatatatattgcatatataaaataattataaattaaattttaatactcaaaaattataaaaattagggccaaatatttttattaaatgtataattagccccttaatttttttaggagtattatttttactactataaatagcctaattattatttaattataattaataaatcattaaaatctgcaaaaatacacaaaattctctgaaatctgGTCGGGAAGAACCGAGTCGGGTTGAAGAATCAAgccgtgatttctcactgattacagcatcaaatcgtgtgattcaagtactcaaatcgaaggttttgatccgttctttctttttcttgcatcaatttcatgttttaatgccttgattttgattttcgatttctaggttTTATGCTCGAATTAGGaatttttgattctagggttattttgatgttttgatgattgatatagctttgttagatgatttacagtcggttcatggtgtttaattgaacacaCGATGTTTGTATAGTGgttcacgatttctagggtttatgtcagattttcaaaatacaactcgatgatttctgtgaatctgTGGTTCCTGAAAGGTTAGGGTTATGATTAcatatgttcttagctttgatttgcactattaaAAGTTTAATTTCATGTACGATTCTGCAAAttcgatttttggccggagtttatgTCGATTTCGCCGGATAAGTTGATTCAGGGTTTATTCTGTGATGTTTTGGCAGTGGTTggattgctgtgttgatttgcaatgGAAATCACTCAAAAACAacaccaaacggtgttgatttggggctgatcggagcttggccgaactccgggaactcaccggaatctggaaaaattccggcgtgttcttggtgacccggaatccaacccgtttgacccgttcagattacccggttttgatatgttttgtcagatggttggtttctgacatatgttcctggatttttaattttaattttattttattaattttgaaaatcagatttatttattttgtaaattgattaattaattatttacttaattgatttatattataaataattctgaattattttctaaaaatcagattgaattattttcttaattatttattatttatttaatatttattaattatttaaaaatgattaattattttgataattaatcaaataattttcaataaatcataataaattcattttaattccaaatattatagaaaaatcatttttaattatgatttttcttaaataatgatttaaaaattatttttgagttttaaaaattagtaataattatttatagtgaataataaatagaattatcagtgtttaattgataataattagatCGTTAGTCTGATTCGAGtaaaacgaaagcctgttgactcagaaaaacgaattcttttcattaaaaataatatcaaagcttaatttcttctaaaaattagttgattttgttacttgtttgattatcagtcaaaatacgtaccgagacgagtccgaaaaattccggaaaaatgggaaacgagtcagataacgatcagttgagcaatcagcgagtcgattttggttctaaaaattattttaactataaaaatgattatgtgcttatgtgcctaggtgtattacgtggttaattgagtcttaattgctaataagtaatacatgagtcggtcataagcgcatgggtagatgttaggaacggtgtgaagtcgattcaagatgcaattgaagtacgaagtgacttaaccagtctattttgctaacagaagttaagccagccaggcaagttgagttggtattagtccaaggtgattgacgaaagtgatctaattgcagtgaatcgcacagaaggcaagtttttttcccctattctattttcagaatagtgacatttcttcaaatgcttatcacatttgcactcttttgattcttgttcttaatcactaatacacacttgctattcctttgttcatattttatttcgattcttgaattctccgtttctttggattcttgattcatattccattgatgatacattgagattgatatattctggtgtttagaatatatcaaagcataccgattgttccggttgctaagcgatggactggataatgatatttttgggattgagtgtgtcttaatcctgaggaccgggatgactggtgcctcgacatgggccgtagtgcctgggtacccgactggatctatatagtgagatatagatctgcattatattctgactgatcagcagaatatagatgtgAACTTGTGTCCAATTTAGTTCATTTttactcgccagtaatggccttctttctattctcgtgagggttatatctttgcagatatacccgagattacggattcatttaaaatgctttaacattgtttatattttgtggacttgttgagcaatttttggctcacccctttttgttgttattcaccttattattttcagttaagaaggaatatgaaacccatcaggactcgagtggtaaagaagtgggtcaagcctcgggatcctcttatacccaaggtgttgatcccaatccaggaagaaagctttgagttgcccgagcaggtggagtgtcgatagatagtgtgtgtgtttgaataaaagttgaacttagtttaaaatgaattagacaatggccTGTAATATAGAGAGCTTGTGAGATTTTAAATTGGTTtataataaagtagttagtggttcctgttttcatacttcaacctaaaaaatcctggttagtgttaaaagggtttaatttcttttctttattaattgttaatcagattgtacaggtttggtatttagctagtaacccccagacttataccccgagTCTAGAGGGCGTTAcagcagggctctatctccagtcatatgccttgaacatccactgtccagaatccacatgaccttcttctGCTTTATGCCCTGAAAACAAAAgtgattaagttttctttggtacccaaactacgttgggtccagaagacttagaagcatttgaatataTAACATTTCTTTTCATAGAGTTGACAGGCTTAATAGTTTTTGCTTTATCATTGACTATTTCCTTGTCACTTTCAGAAGCACCAACAGACTTGCTCTTGGGCTTGGTGACAAGTGCCACTTTCCTAGCTTTAGGAGGGCTTACAGTCTTTGATCTACCAGTGTACTTAATAACATGCTTATCATGATTATGGGATATAGTATGtgagtgtgtggaatcaagataagtgtgcATGAAAGATACTACACATGGCATGCAAATAGATTTATTACACTTAGAAActttaggcatgttaggcatgttatgcacataagCATTCTTAACGTTATCTACTTTAACCTTTTtacaagcatgagtaaggtgaccagcagaaccacaattattgcataacttcctagggccattatttcctatcctgccatttctacttctattcttcttattcttggaagtaaaacctagtccGACAAAAGATAAATCAGAGTCACTAACAACAGACGTAGGTTTCTTTGCCTTTTGTCTCCTTGAGAGCTCGAGatcctcaacaagcatctcatgatgaatataaagattatcttcatcaaagggctCAACAGTAGCTTTCTTAAATAGAGGCTTCTTAGCTTTCTTAAGAACATGAGGTGTACTAGGAGGATTAACAACTTTCTCTACAGGCTCATTTTCAACTACTCGTTTCTTAGAAGCTTTTCTAAGTTCGTCGTAGTCTAAGCCTATCCCAACCTTTCCACCTACTACTTGATCAGCTATGAGCTTCTTAGCAAGATTTGCAGAATTAGTAAAGGCATGCAGTTTAGTTTCTAATTCTTCATTCTTGTTCCTAAGCTCTTCCTCTGTCTCAAGGTGCTTAGTaatcttaagctctaaatatttattggtttgcttaagattctcaacactgaccctatctagaactaacttatcattttcatctttaactttctttaGTTCTACTTTAAGGTCTTTGACATCAAGCAGAGTACATCTTAGCGTAGTACTAACGTTTCTATACACTTCTTTTACGACATCATGTTGCTCAATGCATTCCTTTGAATTGCATCATGCCTTAAGATAATGATGAGAAATAACATTTCCATACACTAGGACAGTCTGCCTGAAGGCGACGCAGTGTTCATTCTCACACAAGTTATCTGGAGGTAAAGCACGAATAGTTGGAAATGTTACCTGAGATGAAGATTCTGCCATCAATGCAAGATTTCCATattgctcttcttcatcatcagtgtcatcccagctTTTCCCCTCAGCTATGTAAGATTTCACTGGATACTTCCTTGAGCTACCTGAGTCTTTCTTCTGATAAGCTTTGCCTTTATCCTTTCCTTGCTAAGACTTTCTGCACTCAGTGGCAAAGTGCCCAACCTCATCACAGTTATAATATCTGAACTTGCTTCTATCAACCATCCCTGTCTTGTAACCTGATCCAGAAGATAAACTTGACCTCTGACCTCGGTTGTTGCTTCCAGAACCCCTAAAGCCTTGCTTCCTTCTAAACCTGATGTTACTGAACATCCCAGCTAAGTTGGCCATAGTAGGATCTTCCATACTTTGCAGCTCCTCAGTGGTGTAGTAATCACTTGGACTCCCAGAGAGGTTTCCATCATCCATCTCAGCCTCAAAGAGCGATTCAGCTTTTGACTTAGGCTTTTCAGCAGTAATGTCAAGCTCTTTGATTCCACTagctacaagagcagttgtcTTGAGTAGTTCAGTATTATTGTTATCAACTGTTCCTCCACCATAGATAATTTTCCTTTGTTCCTGCTCCATTTCATGAGTTTTCAGCTTACCATAcaacttctcaagtgtcatgGTTTCGAAGTCAACACGCTCACGAACAGATGAAGCCTTGTTCTCTAGATGGTGAGGTAAGACAAGCATAAACTTCCTGTTGACTTCTCTCTGAGGATAAGTCTTGGCATGAATACTTAATTCGTTTAACAGCTTGTTCAGTCTTTTAAAGACTTGAGTAATACTTTCTCCAGGCAAGGACTTAAAGGCCTCATATTGTGAAGTCAAGATATCCAATCGATTCTGTCTAACATCTTCAGTTCCTTCCATAAGCAGTTCTATGGTTTCCCATATATGCTTTGCACTCTCACATACCATAATTTGGTGACTCATATTATCATCCATTGAATCCACCAAAATAAGTTGCAGGCCTTCATCCAGTGCTATTAGTTCTTTGTCACGTGCACTCCATTCAGCTTCAGGACATGACATTCTCATATTAGGCAACTCCGGATGAACCTTCATTGGCACATGTCTTCCTTCTCTCAATACTCtctattagatatatttgataatgtcatggctaatatgttttatgtttagctttcagatcttacttgaacaggataaatcagtacttaactgttgatcagtacttatactggaagtcaggacttaaggatatcagtactta is a genomic window containing:
- the LOC141714772 gene encoding uncharacterized protein LOC141714772, whose protein sequence is MKVHPELPNMRMSCPEAEWSARDKELIALDEGLQLILVDSMDDNMSHQIMVCESAKHIWETIELLMEGTEDVRQNRLDILTSQYEAFKSLPGESITQVFKRLNKLLNELSIHAKTYPQREVNRKFMLVLPHHLENKASSVRERVDFETMTLEKLYGKLKTHEMEQEQRKIIYGGGTVDNNNTELLKTTALVASGIKELDITAEKPKSKAESLFEAEMDDGNLSGSPSDYYTTEELQSMEDPTMANLAGMFSNIRFRRKQGFRGSGSNNRGQRSSLSSGSGYKTGMVDRSKFRYYNCDEVGHFATECRKS